Proteins encoded in a region of the Mycolicibacterium chitae genome:
- a CDS encoding LLM class flavin-dependent oxidoreductase, translating to MKVNLGTGAQNSRDWERVMAGNFSTPPETPDHQCVQAALALGDLAEPLGFDGIWFPEHQGTPYGMTPNPIQALTYFAGRTERVSLGTFVAVAPWWNPVRLAHQIAYLDIVSNGRYNTIGIGRGVSKSEFAAVGVPREESRQRFNETLDILELAFSGERFSYDGEIFSFPEMSLRPEPISKDLFSRIYSSSSTAESLEILSRRGMVPLFVGNKPIWDAGEEVKKVNTFRAEEGFEPCQPKNVMFMYCTAKEDDKLAALTEEWIWTANRDVNVHYGFADSSNFKGVKGYEAYAAREATATAVLASQVGDQKKGGPPGYHASNLLIGTPDVVFEKLKAAQEACSFSEVTIVPQFGTMPYEDAMESTKLFAAEVLPAIHDLPAPLHPAALPENATV from the coding sequence ATGAAAGTCAATCTGGGGACCGGAGCGCAGAACTCCCGCGACTGGGAACGCGTCATGGCCGGAAACTTCAGCACCCCACCGGAGACGCCGGACCACCAGTGCGTGCAGGCCGCGCTGGCCCTCGGTGATCTGGCCGAGCCGTTGGGCTTCGACGGCATCTGGTTCCCGGAGCACCAGGGCACCCCGTACGGCATGACGCCCAACCCGATTCAGGCGCTGACCTACTTCGCCGGTCGCACCGAGCGGGTCAGCCTGGGCACCTTCGTGGCCGTCGCGCCGTGGTGGAACCCGGTGCGGCTGGCACATCAGATCGCCTACCTCGACATCGTCTCCAACGGCCGGTACAACACCATCGGCATCGGCCGCGGCGTCTCCAAGAGCGAATTCGCCGCGGTCGGCGTGCCCCGCGAGGAGAGCCGCCAGCGGTTCAACGAGACCCTCGACATCCTGGAACTCGCCTTCTCCGGCGAACGCTTCTCCTACGACGGGGAGATCTTCTCCTTCCCGGAGATGTCGCTGCGGCCCGAACCCATCAGCAAGGACCTGTTCTCCCGGATCTACAGCTCGTCGTCGACGGCCGAGTCGCTGGAGATCCTGTCCCGGCGCGGCATGGTGCCGCTGTTCGTGGGCAACAAGCCGATCTGGGATGCCGGCGAAGAGGTCAAGAAGGTCAACACCTTCCGGGCCGAGGAGGGCTTCGAACCGTGTCAGCCCAAGAACGTGATGTTCATGTACTGCACGGCCAAGGAGGACGACAAGCTGGCGGCGCTGACCGAGGAGTGGATCTGGACGGCCAACCGCGACGTCAACGTCCACTACGGCTTCGCCGACTCGTCGAACTTCAAGGGCGTCAAGGGCTATGAGGCCTACGCGGCGCGGGAGGCCACCGCGACGGCGGTGCTCGCGTCCCAGGTCGGCGACCAGAAGAAGGGCGGCCCGCCAGGATATCACGCCTCGAACCTGCTGATCGGCACGCCGGACGTGGTGTTCGAGAAGCTCAAGGCGGCCCAGGAGGCCTGCTCGTTCTCCGAGGTCACCATCGTCCCGCAGTTCGGCACCATGCCGTACGAGGACGCGATGGAAAGCACCAAGCTGTTCGCGGCCGAGGTGCTG
- a CDS encoding aromatic ring-hydroxylating oxygenase subunit alpha — protein MTSDVNAMDDTRIDVDSAEELSNPVTIPVEAYTSPEYARAERDRLWRKVWQQVGRVEELQEVGSYLTYDVLDDSILVVRTGTGSSAEDFKAHHNVCMHRGRRLVDAPDGAKNACGRARKSFVCGFHGWTYGLDGACTHIREQDDWKGALTPENTHLAPVRVDTWGGWLFVNMDPDCEPLADYLFPAAKILDPFGLENMRYKWRKWLYFDCNWKVALEAFNETYHVFTTHPEFNKFGEFKGWAKAQGKHSNIGYDAPKDMEATKSKIRLGTGDDPRVSTAEMQMYTWEQTNATTTETLVNAAKRLVDELPEDTPPDKVLEHWLASARRDDEARGVIWPTIPADILGQAGTAWQLFPNFQIGQGLTTALCYSARPHPSYDPNKCIFEVATLELYPKGQEPQTEWEYTPKDSPNWLSVLPQDFSNMAAVQQGMKSLGFPGTRPNPYRERSTVNLHHQLSKYMGTGEPREL, from the coding sequence ATGACCTCCGATGTGAACGCCATGGATGACACGAGGATCGACGTCGATTCGGCCGAAGAACTGTCCAACCCGGTGACCATCCCGGTCGAGGCCTACACCTCGCCGGAATACGCGCGCGCCGAACGGGACAGGCTGTGGCGCAAGGTCTGGCAGCAGGTGGGCCGCGTCGAGGAGCTGCAGGAGGTCGGCAGCTACCTCACCTACGACGTCCTCGACGACTCGATCCTGGTGGTGCGCACCGGAACCGGTTCGTCGGCGGAGGATTTCAAGGCCCATCACAACGTGTGCATGCACCGGGGCCGCCGCCTGGTCGACGCCCCCGACGGTGCCAAGAACGCCTGCGGCCGCGCCCGCAAATCGTTCGTGTGCGGGTTCCACGGCTGGACCTACGGGCTGGACGGCGCGTGCACGCACATCCGCGAACAGGACGACTGGAAGGGCGCGCTCACCCCGGAGAACACCCACCTGGCCCCGGTCCGCGTGGACACGTGGGGCGGCTGGTTGTTCGTCAACATGGACCCCGACTGCGAGCCGCTGGCCGACTATCTGTTCCCGGCCGCCAAGATCCTGGACCCGTTCGGGTTGGAGAACATGCGCTACAAGTGGCGCAAATGGCTGTACTTCGACTGCAACTGGAAGGTGGCGCTGGAGGCCTTCAACGAGACCTACCACGTGTTCACCACCCACCCGGAGTTCAACAAGTTCGGTGAGTTCAAGGGCTGGGCCAAGGCGCAGGGCAAGCACAGCAACATCGGTTACGACGCGCCCAAGGACATGGAGGCCACCAAGTCCAAGATCCGGCTGGGCACCGGTGACGACCCGCGCGTCTCCACCGCGGAGATGCAGATGTACACCTGGGAGCAGACCAACGCGACCACCACCGAGACCCTGGTGAACGCGGCCAAGCGGCTGGTCGACGAACTGCCCGAGGACACCCCGCCCGACAAGGTGCTCGAGCACTGGCTGGCCTCGGCCCGGCGCGACGACGAGGCTCGCGGGGTCATCTGGCCCACCATCCCGGCCGACATCCTCGGCCAGGCGGGCACGGCCTGGCAGCTGTTCCCCAACTTCCAGATCGGCCAGGGGCTCACCACCGCGCTGTGCTACAGCGCCAGGCCGCATCCGAGCTACGACCCGAACAAGTGCATCTTCGAGGTCGCCACCCTGGAGCTGTACCCGAAAGGGCAAGAGCCGCAGACGGAATGGGAGTACACCCCCAAGGACAGCCCGAACTGGCTCTCGGTGCTGCCGCAGGACTTCTCCAACATGGCCGCGGTACAGCAGGGCATGAAGTCGCTGGGATTCCCCGGCACCAGACCCAACCCCTACCGCGAACGCAGCACCGTCAACCTGCACCACCAACTGTCCAAGTACATGGGAACCGGCGAACCCCGCGAACTCTAG
- a CDS encoding SDR family NAD(P)-dependent oxidoreductase: MEADLLGLQDRVVVVSGAGGGGIGTTVTRTVARAGATVIAVSRSQENLDQHIGPLIAEGLRVVPVAADAATDEGIGTVLERARAADGELYGLVNVAGGAAPNTWMPSTRVSRADWRALFTQNLETMFFMSQAVAAELRDRQLPGSIVSVSSISGMNTAPFHVAYGTAKAAVVAATRTMAAELAQSDIRVNAVAPGVTETPASGTYVAADPERDRRAIAMGRRGTPEEQAGAILFLLSELSSYITGQTLLVDGGLNLRWTHLGADNTSLFLADDSFRAAITRWES, translated from the coding sequence GTGGAAGCCGATCTGCTGGGGTTGCAGGACCGTGTCGTCGTCGTCTCCGGAGCCGGGGGCGGCGGCATCGGCACCACGGTCACCCGCACCGTGGCGCGCGCCGGGGCCACCGTGATCGCGGTCAGCCGGTCCCAGGAGAACCTCGACCAGCACATCGGGCCGCTGATCGCCGAGGGGTTGCGCGTGGTCCCGGTGGCCGCCGACGCCGCGACCGACGAGGGCATCGGCACCGTGCTGGAGCGCGCCCGCGCCGCCGACGGCGAGCTCTACGGCCTGGTCAACGTCGCCGGCGGCGCCGCGCCGAACACCTGGATGCCCAGCACCCGGGTCAGCCGCGCGGACTGGCGCGCGCTGTTCACCCAGAACCTCGAAACCATGTTCTTCATGAGCCAGGCCGTGGCCGCCGAACTGCGCGACCGGCAGCTGCCGGGCTCGATCGTCTCGGTGTCCTCGATCAGCGGGATGAACACCGCGCCGTTCCACGTGGCCTACGGCACCGCCAAGGCCGCGGTGGTCGCCGCCACCCGCACCATGGCCGCCGAACTGGCGCAGTCCGATATCCGCGTCAACGCCGTCGCACCGGGCGTCACCGAGACCCCCGCATCGGGAACCTACGTCGCCGCCGACCCCGAGCGGGACCGCCGCGCCATCGCGATGGGCCGTCGCGGCACACCCGAAGAGCAGGCCGGCGCCATCCTGTTCCTGCTGTCCGAGCTGTCGAGCTACATCACCGGTCAGACCCTGCTGGTCGACGGCGGGCTGAACCTGCGGTGGACCCACCTGGGCGCCGACAACACGTCGCTGTTTCTTGCCGACGACTCCTTCCGCGCAGCCATCACCCGGTGGGAGTCCTGA
- a CDS encoding Vgb family protein: MNALPTRSGQFSSTPESAVGWRVERLTAPSRLFGANGLRTGPDGRVYIAQVTGSQISALDLGSGQLDAVSPKGGDIVAPDDVAFADDGTLFATEVMDGRVSALENGRARVLRDDLPSANGITVHRGRLFIGECREGGRLFELDPSTGAARLLLADVPSPNGMEFGPDGLLYFPVMGANEIWRIDPDQAGPITAEKVAGDLGVPDAVKFDQDGQIVSTQVASGQVLRIDPRSGAQTVLASLNPGLDNLTFADGRLFVSNFTGEITEILDGSTRTLLPGGLNWPLDLAVGADGGLYVADGTYFYRLTDGALQTVGMLFSPGYPGFVRGVTPSGPDQFVVTTSGGQVARYRPADAETDYLADGFDQLYGVSLAPDGAAVVAELGTGRVLSVRDGQTTVLASGLTDPVGVLVDAGGTVLVTESGAGRVVKVDGGRAETVLDGLVSPQGIVESNGRLYIVDAGSKALIEFDSGTGTQRTIAAGLPLGAPPGVSPKPLLGMPPFSGPQGPFAGIAAGPDGTLFVSADGDGSVLAVRPADR; this comes from the coding sequence GTGAACGCCTTGCCGACCCGCTCCGGCCAGTTTTCGTCGACCCCCGAGAGCGCCGTGGGCTGGCGCGTCGAGCGGCTGACCGCGCCGAGCCGGTTGTTCGGCGCCAACGGCCTGCGCACCGGCCCCGACGGCCGCGTCTACATCGCGCAGGTCACCGGCAGCCAGATCAGCGCGCTGGACCTCGGCTCCGGGCAGCTGGACGCGGTCAGCCCCAAGGGTGGCGACATCGTCGCGCCCGACGACGTGGCCTTCGCCGACGACGGCACCCTGTTCGCCACCGAGGTGATGGACGGCCGGGTCAGCGCGCTCGAGAACGGCCGCGCGCGGGTGCTGCGCGACGACCTGCCCTCGGCCAACGGCATCACGGTGCACCGCGGTCGACTGTTCATCGGCGAGTGCCGCGAGGGCGGGCGGCTGTTCGAACTCGACCCGAGCACCGGCGCGGCCCGGCTGCTGCTCGCGGACGTGCCCTCCCCCAACGGGATGGAGTTCGGCCCGGACGGGCTGCTGTACTTCCCGGTGATGGGCGCCAACGAGATCTGGCGCATCGACCCGGACCAGGCCGGGCCCATCACCGCCGAGAAGGTGGCCGGCGACCTCGGCGTCCCGGACGCGGTGAAATTCGACCAAGACGGTCAGATCGTGTCCACCCAGGTGGCCAGCGGCCAGGTGCTGCGCATCGATCCGCGCAGCGGAGCGCAGACCGTGCTCGCGTCGCTGAACCCCGGGCTGGACAACCTCACCTTCGCCGACGGCCGGCTGTTCGTCTCCAACTTCACCGGGGAGATCACCGAGATCCTCGACGGCAGCACCCGCACGCTGCTGCCCGGCGGGCTGAACTGGCCGCTGGACCTCGCCGTCGGGGCCGACGGCGGGTTGTACGTCGCCGACGGCACCTACTTCTACCGGCTGACCGACGGCGCCCTGCAGACCGTCGGCATGCTGTTCAGTCCCGGCTATCCGGGCTTCGTCCGCGGCGTCACCCCGTCGGGCCCGGACCAGTTCGTGGTGACGACCTCCGGCGGTCAGGTGGCCCGCTACCGGCCGGCCGACGCCGAAACCGACTATCTGGCCGACGGATTCGACCAGCTCTACGGCGTGAGCCTGGCGCCCGACGGCGCCGCGGTGGTCGCCGAACTCGGCACCGGCCGGGTGCTGTCGGTGCGCGACGGGCAGACCACCGTGCTGGCCTCCGGGCTGACGGATCCGGTGGGCGTGCTGGTCGACGCAGGCGGCACCGTGCTGGTCACCGAATCCGGCGCGGGCCGGGTGGTCAAGGTCGACGGCGGCCGCGCCGAGACCGTGCTCGACGGGCTGGTCAGCCCGCAGGGCATCGTGGAGTCCAACGGTCGGCTCTACATCGTGGATGCCGGCAGCAAGGCCCTCATCGAGTTCGATTCGGGCACCGGCACACAGCGCACCATCGCCGCCGGCCTGCCGCTGGGCGCCCCGCCCGGGGTGAGCCCCAAGCCGCTGTTGGGGATGCCGCCGTTCTCCGGCCCGCAGGGTCCGTTCGCCGGGATCGCCGCCGGTCCCGACGGCACCCTGTTCGTCTCGGCCGACGGCGACGGCAGTGTGCTCGCCGTGCGCCCCGCCGACCGGTGA
- a CDS encoding GntR family transcriptional regulator, whose product MTEARATDPRYLQVARALRQDIVDGIYPVGSQLPTEHALCERFSVSRYTVREALRRLREDHLISSRPRTGTLVVPRTSTSSYAQDVMSIDDLMAFATGARFAIHANKMLTIDADLADRTGLPVGEEWLAVGGFRQVEGAPNPVCFTEYYINRAFAAVGRLLQRHHGPVFPLIEDMFGRSIVEVHQEIAAVLMRSDLAARLDVDPGTAALELRRTYKTSDGEIAQVTINTHPSSRYRHSMTLRRVEG is encoded by the coding sequence ATGACCGAGGCCCGCGCCACCGATCCCCGCTACCTGCAGGTGGCCCGCGCGCTCCGGCAGGACATCGTGGACGGCATCTATCCCGTCGGCTCCCAGCTGCCCACCGAACACGCGCTGTGCGAACGGTTCTCGGTCAGCCGCTACACGGTGCGGGAGGCCCTGCGCCGGCTGCGCGAGGACCATCTGATCTCCTCGCGACCGCGCACGGGAACACTCGTGGTGCCCCGCACGTCCACCAGTTCCTATGCGCAGGACGTGATGTCCATCGACGACCTGATGGCCTTCGCCACCGGCGCGCGGTTCGCCATCCACGCCAACAAGATGCTGACCATCGACGCCGACCTGGCCGACCGCACCGGACTTCCCGTCGGCGAGGAGTGGCTGGCCGTCGGCGGCTTCCGGCAGGTCGAGGGCGCGCCGAATCCGGTGTGTTTCACCGAGTACTACATCAACCGCGCGTTCGCCGCGGTCGGCCGGCTGCTGCAGCGCCACCACGGCCCGGTGTTCCCGCTGATCGAAGACATGTTCGGGCGCAGCATCGTCGAGGTGCACCAGGAGATCGCCGCGGTGCTGATGCGCTCGGATCTGGCGGCCCGCCTCGATGTCGACCCGGGCACCGCGGCCCTGGAGTTGCGGCGCACCTACAAGACCTCCGACGGTGAGATCGCGCAGGTCACCATCAACACCCATCCCTCGTCGCGGTACCGCCACTCGATGACCCTGCGCCGGGTCGAGGGCTGA
- a CDS encoding AMP-binding protein gives MTIEHPAATLADALRTAADRSPDRVLVVDGEVRLTCAELYRQASALAQSLLARMPAGSVVSFMLPNWHEAAVIYLGATLAGMVVNPILPSLRDHELSFILDDVGSRMIFIPPTFRGHDYAAMLHRVTAPLGAAPEVVVVRGDGHTPYPSLFADTARVDLPALDPDDTRMVLYTSGTTGRAKGVLHSHNSLHALITQLREHWYIEPGDSFLVPSPIAHIGGSIYAFECPLLLGTTAILMDRWEPDAAVALMTAERCSHMAGATPFLVNLLEAAERAGTRLPDLKVFICGGASVPPSLIRDATAYFERAVVSRVYGSTEVPVTTVGSMRRGDVDHAAETDGRPGIAEVILVDGEIRARGAQMLRGYLHPADNDAAFDPDGYFRTGDLGAWVDDDYLVVTGRAKDIIIRNGENISPKEIEDLLIALPEIAEIAVVGLPDARTGERACAVIVPGAGDAPDVERLRQVLLGHGVAKFKVPEQVEIWEQLPKNDAGKVLKHRIRATLTEAVGTA, from the coding sequence ATGACCATCGAACACCCCGCCGCCACCCTCGCCGACGCGCTGCGCACCGCGGCCGACCGCAGCCCCGACCGGGTGCTGGTGGTCGACGGTGAGGTGCGGCTGACCTGCGCGGAGTTGTACCGGCAGGCCTCGGCGCTGGCCCAGTCGCTGCTGGCGCGGATGCCGGCCGGGTCGGTGGTGTCGTTCATGCTGCCCAATTGGCATGAGGCCGCGGTGATCTACCTCGGCGCCACCCTGGCCGGGATGGTGGTCAACCCGATCCTGCCGTCGCTGCGCGACCACGAACTGAGCTTCATCCTCGACGATGTCGGCTCGCGGATGATCTTCATCCCGCCGACCTTCCGCGGGCACGACTACGCGGCGATGCTGCACCGGGTCACCGCCCCATTGGGCGCCGCGCCCGAGGTGGTGGTGGTCCGCGGCGACGGGCACACGCCGTACCCGAGCCTGTTCGCCGACACCGCGCGGGTCGACCTCCCCGCCCTGGACCCGGACGACACCCGGATGGTGCTCTACACCTCGGGCACCACAGGTCGGGCCAAAGGCGTTCTGCACAGCCACAACTCGCTGCACGCGCTGATCACCCAGCTGCGCGAGCACTGGTACATCGAACCGGGCGACAGCTTCTTGGTGCCGTCGCCGATCGCCCACATCGGCGGCTCCATCTACGCGTTCGAATGCCCGCTGCTGCTCGGCACCACCGCGATCCTGATGGACCGGTGGGAGCCGGACGCGGCCGTGGCGCTGATGACCGCCGAACGCTGCTCGCACATGGCCGGTGCCACCCCGTTCCTGGTGAACCTGCTCGAGGCCGCCGAGCGCGCCGGCACCCGACTGCCCGACCTCAAGGTGTTCATCTGCGGCGGAGCCTCCGTCCCGCCGTCGCTGATCCGCGACGCCACCGCCTATTTCGAGCGCGCCGTGGTCAGCCGCGTCTACGGGTCCACCGAGGTCCCGGTGACCACCGTGGGGTCGATGCGCCGCGGCGACGTCGACCACGCGGCCGAGACCGACGGCCGCCCCGGCATCGCCGAGGTGATCCTGGTGGACGGCGAGATCCGCGCCCGCGGCGCCCAGATGCTGCGCGGCTACCTGCATCCCGCCGACAACGACGCGGCCTTCGACCCAGACGGCTACTTCCGCACCGGGGACCTCGGCGCGTGGGTGGACGACGACTACCTGGTGGTGACCGGCCGGGCCAAGGACATCATCATCCGCAACGGCGAGAACATCTCCCCCAAGGAGATCGAGGACCTGCTGATCGCGTTGCCGGAGATCGCCGAGATCGCCGTGGTAGGTCTGCCGGATGCGCGCACCGGGGAGCGGGCCTGCGCGGTCATCGTGCCCGGCGCGGGCGACGCGCCGGATGTCGAGCGGTTGCGGCAGGTGCTGCTCGGCCACGGAGTGGCCAAGTTCAAGGTCCCCGAGCAGGTGGAGATCTGGGAGCAACTGCCCAAGAACGACGCGGGCAAGGTACTCAAACATCGGATCCGCGCGACGCTGACCGAAGCCGTCGGGACGGCATGA
- a CDS encoding SDR family NAD(P)-dependent oxidoreductase, whose translation MQVAIVTGASSGIGFGCATTLAEQGIAVLGTGRDQERLQALTEAVTAATGDPERIATVAVDLTADDAPARIVETALQRWGRIDFLVNNAGVGSPKPLHETDDESLDYFLGLMLRAPFRLARDVVGHMQPGSAIINITSTFAVVGGLRGGAYSAAKGGLTALTTHIACQYGPQGIRCNAVAPGVTVTPMVEQRLEDERFRKINTEMTPHQRLGRVEDIAATVAFLCSPGGSFINGQTIVVDGGWSSTKYLSDFALNSEWVPR comes from the coding sequence ATGCAGGTGGCAATAGTCACCGGTGCCAGCAGCGGCATCGGATTCGGTTGCGCGACAACGCTGGCCGAACAGGGCATCGCCGTGCTCGGCACCGGACGCGATCAGGAACGCCTACAAGCCCTGACCGAGGCCGTGACCGCGGCCACCGGCGATCCGGAGCGCATCGCCACGGTGGCGGTGGATCTCACCGCCGACGACGCCCCGGCGCGAATCGTGGAAACCGCACTGCAGCGGTGGGGACGCATCGACTTCCTGGTCAACAACGCCGGTGTGGGCAGCCCCAAGCCGCTGCACGAGACCGACGACGAGTCCCTGGACTACTTCCTGGGTCTGATGCTGCGCGCGCCGTTCCGGTTGGCCCGCGACGTCGTGGGCCACATGCAACCCGGGTCGGCGATCATCAACATCACCTCGACGTTCGCGGTGGTCGGCGGGCTCCGCGGCGGCGCGTACTCCGCGGCCAAGGGCGGGCTGACCGCGTTGACCACGCACATCGCCTGTCAGTACGGGCCCCAGGGGATTCGCTGCAACGCCGTGGCCCCCGGCGTGACCGTGACCCCCATGGTGGAGCAGCGTCTCGAAGACGAGCGGTTCCGCAAGATCAACACCGAGATGACCCCGCATCAGCGGCTGGGCCGCGTCGAGGACATCGCCGCCACGGTGGCCTTCCTATGCTCGCCCGGCGGCAGCTTCATCAACGGTCAGACCATCGTCGTCGACGGCGGCTGGAGTTCCACCAAGTACCTCTCGGACTTCGCGCTGAACTCGGAATGGGTTCCGCGGTGA
- a CDS encoding acyl-CoA synthetase, with protein MGSAVNVFTMLDQAATRYPDGGALYRGETRVATWRELRDRALRLAASIRGAAEPGTRIAVASENRTEIVELMFGIWAAGCVFVPLNFKLHPREMAEILEDCAAATVFASPKIGAELAPHTDVHLEILDTAAYRDRFEAAPQPPADVDPAALAWLFYTSGTTGRSKGAMLSHRNLTAMTVAHLADIDDPDHGCALVHAAPMSHGSGLYIPAYVLRGARQVVPASGAFDADEFLDLCAAHPGSAAFLAPTMVQRLVDTGRGAPANLRTIVYGGGPMYVESLKQAMAAFGPIFAQIYGQGESPMTITGLRRDDHQSGDDAVLGSVGAARSGVEVAVLAEDGTRAAPHEIGEIVCRGDVVMAGYWNNPAATAEALAGGWLHTGDLGSFDDRGYLTLRDRSKDVVISGGSNIYPREVEEVLLEHPAVREACIVGAPDPEWGEVVVAFIVGEVDQTTLDAHLLERIARFKRPKRYLFVDDLPKNSYGKVLKRELRAQLA; from the coding sequence ATGGGTTCCGCGGTGAACGTTTTCACCATGCTGGACCAGGCCGCGACCCGGTATCCCGACGGGGGCGCGCTCTATCGCGGCGAGACCCGCGTCGCGACCTGGCGCGAACTTCGCGACCGGGCGTTGCGCCTGGCCGCCTCGATCCGCGGCGCGGCCGAACCCGGCACCCGCATCGCGGTGGCCAGCGAGAACCGCACCGAGATCGTGGAGCTGATGTTCGGCATCTGGGCCGCCGGCTGCGTCTTCGTCCCGCTCAACTTCAAGCTGCACCCGCGCGAGATGGCCGAGATCCTCGAGGACTGCGCCGCGGCAACGGTGTTCGCCTCCCCCAAGATCGGCGCGGAACTGGCGCCGCACACCGACGTCCACCTCGAGATCCTCGACACCGCCGCCTACCGGGACCGGTTCGAGGCCGCACCCCAGCCGCCCGCCGACGTCGACCCCGCCGCGCTGGCCTGGCTGTTCTACACCAGCGGCACCACCGGCCGCTCCAAGGGCGCGATGCTCTCGCACCGCAACCTGACCGCGATGACCGTCGCGCACCTGGCCGACATCGACGACCCGGACCACGGCTGCGCGCTGGTCCACGCCGCGCCGATGTCGCACGGTTCGGGGCTCTACATCCCGGCCTACGTGCTGCGCGGCGCCCGGCAGGTGGTGCCGGCCTCCGGCGCCTTCGACGCCGACGAGTTCCTCGACCTGTGCGCGGCCCATCCGGGTTCGGCGGCCTTCCTGGCGCCGACCATGGTGCAACGCCTCGTGGACACCGGCCGCGGCGCGCCGGCGAACCTGCGCACCATCGTCTACGGCGGCGGCCCCATGTACGTCGAGAGCCTCAAACAGGCCATGGCCGCGTTCGGCCCGATCTTCGCCCAGATCTACGGGCAGGGCGAGTCCCCGATGACCATCACGGGCCTGCGCCGCGACGACCACCAGAGCGGGGACGACGCGGTCCTGGGCTCCGTCGGCGCGGCCCGCTCCGGCGTCGAGGTCGCGGTGCTGGCCGAGGACGGCACCCGGGCCGCGCCGCACGAGATCGGCGAGATCGTCTGTCGCGGAGACGTTGTCATGGCCGGGTATTGGAACAACCCCGCCGCCACCGCGGAGGCACTGGCGGGCGGCTGGCTGCACACCGGCGACCTGGGATCGTTCGACGACCGCGGCTATCTGACGCTGCGCGACCGCTCCAAGGACGTGGTGATCAGCGGCGGCTCCAACATCTATCCCCGCGAGGTGGAGGAGGTGTTGCTCGAGCATCCCGCCGTGCGGGAGGCGTGCATCGTCGGGGCCCCGGACCCCGAGTGGGGTGAGGTGGTGGTCGCGTTCATCGTCGGCGAGGTGGACCAGACCACGCTCGATGCGCACCTGCTCGAGCGCATCGCCCGGTTCAAACGACCCAAGCGGTATCTGTTCGTCGACGACCTGCCCAAGAACAGCTACGGCAAGGTCCTCAAGCGCGAGTTGCGCGCGCAGCTGGCCTGA
- a CDS encoding hotdog domain-containing protein, producing MTATLHEPNTPLGRFGIETLSDAGHRYVATLPAARWTNPHTGRPSLAPLAVLVDYVGGMVNHHRRAPDEWTVSSELALELVPGAADLVAAAPGSKIVASARPVGPKGRTCLGTCELTLEQQTIAVGSVRSVHISIPATVATQSHSYPPADPLRSGELAELMCVRVGDAGPDDALLWQAPSPVLDNSMGVVHGGVAAAGCELVAAAALDGAGTEPETALLTVSYLRPFRSAATSHYRARVSGAGGRRGVAEVEAIGGDGRTALQARVTAYR from the coding sequence GTGACCGCAACGCTGCACGAGCCCAACACGCCGCTGGGCCGGTTCGGTATCGAAACGTTGTCCGACGCCGGTCACCGCTACGTCGCCACGCTGCCGGCCGCGCGGTGGACCAATCCGCACACCGGCCGGCCCAGCCTGGCCCCGCTGGCGGTGCTGGTGGATTACGTCGGCGGCATGGTGAACCACCACCGCCGCGCCCCCGACGAATGGACGGTCTCCAGTGAGCTCGCGCTGGAGCTGGTCCCCGGAGCCGCCGACCTGGTCGCCGCGGCACCGGGATCGAAGATCGTGGCCAGCGCGCGGCCCGTCGGCCCCAAGGGCCGGACCTGCCTCGGTACCTGCGAGCTCACTCTCGAGCAGCAGACGATCGCGGTCGGCTCCGTGCGCTCGGTGCACATCTCCATCCCCGCCACGGTGGCGACGCAGTCGCACTCGTACCCGCCCGCGGACCCGCTGCGCTCCGGGGAGTTGGCCGAGCTGATGTGCGTCCGGGTCGGCGACGCCGGACCCGACGACGCCCTGCTGTGGCAGGCGCCCAGCCCGGTCCTCGACAACAGCATGGGCGTGGTGCACGGCGGGGTGGCCGCCGCGGGCTGCGAACTGGTGGCCGCCGCGGCCCTCGACGGGGCGGGCACCGAGCCGGAGACCGCTTTGCTGACGGTGTCGTACCTGCGTCCGTTCCGGTCCGCGGCGACGTCGCACTACCGGGCGCGGGTGTCGGGGGCCGGCGGCCGCCGGGGCGTTGCGGAGGTCGAGGCGATCGGCGGCGACGGCCGCACGGCGCTACAGGCGCGGGTGACCGCTTATCGTTAG
- a CDS encoding ATP-binding protein, protein MPAAESRYHSEVADAVSVGRLREEFSRWLRRFGLSADRHADLVLAVNEALANTAEFAYRRHSQPGAVTLTVRCDPATDSLLVTVTDEGVWREPRDDGNPQLRGRGIPLMEALADEMVIDSSATGTTVRMRFDQVSNPSSAMA, encoded by the coding sequence ATGCCCGCCGCCGAATCCCGCTACCACAGCGAAGTTGCCGACGCCGTCAGCGTTGGCCGTCTTCGCGAGGAATTCAGTCGCTGGCTGCGCCGATTCGGGCTCTCCGCGGACCGGCACGCCGACCTGGTGTTGGCGGTCAACGAGGCGCTCGCCAACACCGCGGAGTTCGCCTACCGCCGGCACAGTCAACCCGGTGCGGTGACGCTGACGGTGCGTTGCGATCCGGCCACGGATTCCCTGTTGGTCACCGTCACCGACGAGGGGGTCTGGCGGGAGCCGCGCGACGACGGCAATCCGCAACTGCGCGGCCGGGGCATTCCGCTGATGGAGGCCCTGGCCGACGAGATGGTCATCGACTCCTCGGCCACCGGTACGACCGTGCGGATGCGGTTCGACCAGGTGAGCAACCCGTCGTCGGCGATGGCCTAA